Proteins from one Candidatus Cloacimonadota bacterium genomic window:
- a CDS encoding HIT family protein, giving the protein MNCPFCQIKKENILVENEHFQAIADIRPVSKGHSLIVSKRHVADFFELLPEEAIALHELSLMLKQMLTEKYQPDGFKLLMNCGKAAGQTVFHFHMH; this is encoded by the coding sequence ATGAACTGCCCCTTTTGCCAGATTAAAAAAGAAAACATTTTGGTGGAAAACGAACATTTTCAAGCCATAGCGGATATTCGCCCTGTTTCCAAAGGACACAGCCTCATCGTGTCAAAACGTCACGTGGCGGATTTTTTTGAACTTTTGCCCGAGGAAGCCATCGCGCTGCATGAACTCAGCCTGATGCTAAAGCAAATGCTGACAGAGAAATACCAGCCCGATGGATTCAAGCTTTTGATGAATTGTGGCAAAGCGGCAGGGCAAACCGTGTTTCATTTCCACATGCAC